Proteins encoded by one window of Rutidosis leptorrhynchoides isolate AG116_Rl617_1_P2 chromosome 7, CSIRO_AGI_Rlap_v1, whole genome shotgun sequence:
- the LOC139858993 gene encoding trihelix transcription factor ASR3-like produces MATETEVSDNGGGGGGTPIKELIDGQKPPPLAVDVADEKSKSPRHPRWTRQETLTLIEGKKVAENRGRRGRRSSSVFGTDQVEPKWDSVSSYCKQRAVNRGPVQCRKRWSNMVGDFKKIQAWESQVKQECDSYWLMRNDLRRENKLPGFFDREVYDVLDGKSVTKEAYKLALVTVSADTKDEVAMVVVEEDELGDEGNADVVFDSGRHATSDDGLFPDSDKMEEDEEEEDINGKNHDDLTKKIADPVPISEKRYQPYHQDYTQDTSKEHQKNSPSPSWKESMSREGCKKRRVSTDECQDKRFDERLIEVLEKNVNLMNAKLDAEIANCQLDREQRKDYNDSLVAALNKVSNALTKIADKL; encoded by the exons ATGGCAACAGAAACAGAAGTGAGTgacaatggtggtggtggtggtggtacacCAATCAAAGAGTTGATTGATGGTCAGAAACCACCACCATTAGCGGTAGATGTGGCCGACGAAAAGAGCAAATCACCACGACACCCTCGTTGGACAAGACAAGAAACACTTACACTTATAGAAGGCAAAAAAGTCGCAGAGAACAGAGGTCGCAGGGGTCGCAGATCAAGTTCAGTTTTTGGGACGGATCAAGTCGAACCAAAATGGGATTCAGTTTCATCATATTGTAAACAACGGGCTGTTAACCGAGGGCCGGTTCAATGTAGGAAAAGATGGAGTAATATGGTAGGTGATTTCAAAAAGATACAAGCATGGGAATCACAAGTGAAACAAGAATGTGATTCTTATTGGTTGATGAGAAATGACTTAAGAAGAGAAAACAAATTGCCTGGGTTTTTCGACAGGGAAGTGTATGATGTGTTGGATGGGAAATCAGTTACTAAAGAGGCGTATAAACTCGCTTTAGTGACAGTAAGTGCAGACACGAAAGATGAGGTGGCGATGGTGGTCGTAGAAGAAGACGAGTTAGGTGATGAAGGGAACGCGGATGTAGTTTTTGATAGTGGTCGACATGCCACGTCAGATGATGGTCTTTTTCCCGATTCAGATAAAATGGAGGAGGACGAGGAAGAAGAAGATATAAATGGGAAAAATCATGATGATCTAACAAAGAAGATAGCCGACCCGGTGCCTATTTCAG AGAAGAGGTATCAACCGTATCACCAAGATTACACCCAAG ACACCTCAAAGGAACATCAAAAAAATTCGCCTTCGCCTTCGTGGAAAGAAAGTATGTCTCGAGAGGGATGTAAGAAGAGAAGAGTATCAACGGATGAATGTCAAGACAAAAGGTTCGATGAACGATTAATTGAAGTTCTTGAGAAGAATGTTAACTTGATGAATGCAAAACTTGATGCTGAAATCGCAAATTGTCAGTTGGATAGGGAACAGAGAAAAGACTACAATGACAGTTTGGTAGCTGCTCTGAACAAAGTTTCAAACGCCTTAACGAAAATTGCTGACAAGTTATGA